In Bacteroides coprosuis DSM 18011, the following are encoded in one genomic region:
- a CDS encoding hypothetical protein (KEGG: ptm:GSPATT00019516001 hypothetical protein~SPTR: Ubiquitin carboxyl-terminal hydrolase;~IMG reference gene:2504108016), with translation MKNLQYFFTLGLILIGAVACSRHIVEERHPSDKEKSAYIRLHIGTTLGINSDIQRILEKPIIDGDDKISEIEVYLLKKENGVYVNCREDNMPYFSKTYDKPMSDVLLYLDADLLAVGTYYVVTFANRSYLNHDIKEQFSTLFDASGKFNVSHFYLYESDYMDSYPQSGQFPMSNSSTYISKDIEGFLDQYSFVITEDSKAKNIELEVGLDRLMACVHIDNEHYLPTSLELEEGLSLVYKDFATFNLYIGDYVFKHLKYTDESDVVIKKLNSSFIKKRNGWDVYYDEEWSNIMRLFNDRVKIIPENSPYYQSSIGKPTQGEATGVLIRVLGKKGGNDVSLYAKKEGDSYKLYGGIPSDVEKNSEDIIQYPQGMFYTFYLREPNLPLSSGQPHYGVVRNTAYILTIKTIDNLGGIKPFEDLPTPDEDSDIREAITNIEVHIQPWVNVIINFE, from the coding sequence ATGAAGAATTTACAGTATTTCTTTACCCTTGGATTAATATTAATAGGAGCAGTAGCTTGCTCACGCCATATTGTAGAGGAGAGACACCCTTCTGATAAAGAAAAATCTGCCTATATAAGACTGCATATAGGTACCACTTTGGGAATAAATTCAGATATCCAACGGATCTTGGAAAAGCCAATTATAGACGGAGATGATAAAATATCAGAGATAGAAGTTTATTTATTAAAAAAGGAAAATGGAGTCTATGTGAATTGTCGTGAAGATAATATGCCTTATTTTTCTAAAACTTATGATAAGCCCATGAGTGATGTCCTTTTGTATTTAGATGCAGACTTGTTGGCAGTTGGGACTTATTACGTAGTAACATTTGCTAATAGAAGCTATTTAAATCATGATATAAAAGAGCAATTCTCTACCTTGTTTGATGCGTCAGGAAAGTTTAATGTCAGCCATTTCTATCTTTATGAATCCGATTATATGGATAGCTATCCGCAATCGGGTCAGTTCCCTATGAGTAATTCTTCTACTTATATTAGTAAGGATATAGAGGGCTTTTTAGATCAATATAGTTTTGTTATAACAGAAGATTCAAAGGCTAAAAACATTGAGTTGGAGGTTGGTTTGGATCGGTTGATGGCTTGTGTTCATATTGATAATGAACATTATTTGCCTACTTCTTTAGAGTTAGAAGAGGGACTATCCTTAGTCTATAAAGATTTTGCCACATTCAATTTATACATAGGTGATTATGTTTTCAAACATTTAAAGTACACAGATGAAAGTGATGTAGTTATCAAAAAACTAAACTCTTCTTTTATTAAAAAGAGAAATGGATGGGACGTTTATTACGATGAAGAATGGAGTAATATAATGAGATTATTTAATGATAGGGTTAAAATCATACCCGAAAACAGTCCTTATTACCAATCTTCAATTGGAAAACCGACACAAGGAGAAGCTACAGGTGTTTTGATTCGAGTTTTGGGTAAAAAAGGTGGCAATGACGTTTCTCTATATGCTAAAAAGGAAGGAGATTCTTATAAGTTATACGGAGGAATACCCTCTGATGTAGAAAAGAATTCAGAAGATATTATTCAATATCCTCAGGGTATGTTTTATACATTCTATCTTCGAGAACCTAATTTGCCTTTAAGCAGTGGTCAACCACATTATGGAGTGGTGAGAAATACAGCTTATATACTAACCATTAAGACTATTGATAACTTAGGTGGAATAAAACCCTTTGAGGATTTACCTACACCAGATGAAGATTCTGATATTCGTGAAGCTATCACAAATATAGAAGTCCATATACAGCCTTGGGTAAATGTGATTATTAATTTTGAATGA
- a CDS encoding hypothetical protein (KEGG: nvi:100123184 similar to LP09162p~SPTR: Putative uncharacterized protein;~IMG reference gene:2504108015) produces the protein MKTVTSYLSLILSLLFVVSCGDTRPYFVPNKPEVIKPGVTSHFVHIVLDISPLPISTRSSASIKDGFFFLVSRDDAWNMKLVERVYFDESNIDSELATIGGVTIRYLKINLKAKEGKYLALVLANPTDDIKQIIEKSETPWLETLEFKEEYLKHPGGLKKVLTNIIPKGKSVTLENLYPTIEVGAEETVVIPLGRILSKISFQNVNPLVPPNYPKKVVIRPILSDSEHRQIPVVSFQTANLGLVNIPKKLYLWPNYIQMTNNKLFPISPHKGAYIKNISESKNYWNKTLSDYVYFQNNETTIGGTHRHIGENFEKYSYYLPENIGTVYNENSNDYEAYRGCVTAIIIRVRERGLSDFVSFQEAGNTYYNYLVHSKAKPNWSDQNLIKKKDKILYEYNGYMYYYYYIVDPNYKVSMKNGRVQSFPAIFRNTNYTINMPKLHKIGTNAPGLNLRKAVDRSYNVFNELESVNNARFEGDLGSSESQEIIITTEE, from the coding sequence ATGAAAACAGTAACATCCTATTTATCACTTATTTTATCTTTATTATTTGTTGTGTCTTGTGGGGATACCAGACCTTACTTTGTGCCTAATAAACCAGAGGTGATTAAGCCTGGAGTTACTTCTCATTTTGTTCATATTGTGTTGGATATTTCGCCTTTGCCTATTTCTACTAGAAGTTCAGCATCTATAAAAGATGGATTCTTTTTTTTGGTAAGTAGAGATGATGCGTGGAATATGAAGCTTGTAGAACGAGTTTATTTTGATGAAAGTAATATAGATTCAGAATTAGCTACTATTGGAGGCGTAACCATCAGATATTTAAAAATAAATCTGAAAGCAAAGGAAGGTAAATATTTAGCTTTAGTTCTTGCAAATCCAACTGATGATATAAAACAAATAATTGAAAAGTCTGAAACTCCATGGTTGGAAACACTTGAGTTCAAGGAAGAATACCTAAAACATCCAGGTGGTTTGAAGAAAGTATTGACCAATATCATACCAAAAGGTAAATCAGTGACCTTAGAAAATCTTTATCCTACCATAGAAGTAGGGGCTGAAGAGACTGTAGTTATACCCTTAGGCAGAATATTATCTAAAATAAGTTTTCAAAATGTTAATCCACTTGTGCCACCAAATTACCCTAAGAAAGTAGTGATAAGGCCTATATTAAGTGACAGCGAACATAGACAAATACCCGTTGTTTCTTTCCAAACTGCTAATTTAGGACTTGTAAATATTCCTAAGAAATTGTACTTATGGCCCAATTATATTCAAATGACTAATAATAAATTATTTCCTATTAGTCCTCATAAAGGTGCCTACATAAAAAATATTTCAGAATCAAAAAACTACTGGAATAAAACCTTAAGTGATTATGTGTATTTTCAAAATAATGAGACAACTATAGGGGGTACACATAGACATATAGGAGAGAACTTTGAAAAATACTCTTATTATTTACCTGAAAATATAGGAACTGTATATAACGAGAACTCGAATGACTATGAAGCATATCGAGGGTGTGTTACTGCTATAATAATAAGAGTGAGAGAAAGAGGGTTGTCTGATTTTGTATCCTTCCAAGAAGCGGGTAATACATATTATAACTATTTAGTACATAGCAAAGCTAAACCTAACTGGTCTGATCAAAATTTGATAAAAAAGAAAGATAAGATTCTTTATGAATATAATGGATATATGTACTACTACTATTATATAGTGGACCCAAATTATAAAGTAAGTATGAAAAATGGAAGAGTGCAGAGTTTTCCTGCCATCTTTAGAAATACAAATTATACAATTAATATGCCTAAACTACATAAGATAGGTACAAATGCTCCTGGACTAAATTTAAGAAAAGCTGTTGATAGAAGCTATAATGTTTTCAATGAATTAGAGAGTGTGAATAATGCAAGATTTGAAGGAGATCTGGGTAGCTCAGAATCTCAAGAGATCATAATTACTACTGAAGAATGA
- a CDS encoding PKD domain containing protein (InterPro IPR000601~KEGG: fjo:Fjoh_1410 PKD domain-containing protein~PFAM: PKD domain~SPTR: Putative uncharacterized protein;~IMG reference gene:2504108019): protein MKKRIFYLLSCIIFMASLTSCSDSDSSKEEILPLSVSIVNGDKQDLVLGKELALEAKVENGLDARYEWTLNGEDVSKELTYTFVPQKTRSYNVQFTAYTTKDEATASVVINVYVAFDPVKSIDDIQFWTGEGKNKSVLSVQWISGDEWEDPEQDNVHFLSWGYRWDEKNEPTGQQMILEIAKADPRLFVFLGAGFGGIDGHSIRGFGYDANGDGQFSIKNSKTAKVYTASDFKDGVIFIDNPDTGDGYASVDPADYWFGGWYEGYCSYYLGDDGESVPEKFDYSGVMAEGRYLTPNSWDSWSFSSINSGMVNTLPLPQWMVSAIAN, encoded by the coding sequence ATGAAAAAGAGAATCTTTTATTTATTGTCATGTATTATTTTCATGGCAAGTTTAACTTCTTGTAGTGATAGTGACTCTAGTAAAGAAGAGATATTGCCTTTATCAGTGTCGATTGTAAATGGTGATAAACAAGATTTAGTGTTAGGTAAAGAACTTGCACTGGAAGCAAAAGTTGAAAATGGTTTAGACGCTCGTTATGAGTGGACACTCAATGGAGAAGATGTATCCAAAGAGCTGACTTATACTTTTGTACCTCAGAAAACAAGAAGTTATAATGTGCAATTTACTGCATATACAACTAAAGATGAGGCTACTGCGTCTGTAGTGATCAATGTGTATGTTGCTTTTGATCCAGTAAAAAGTATTGATGATATACAATTTTGGACTGGTGAAGGGAAAAATAAATCAGTTTTATCTGTTCAATGGATTAGTGGTGATGAATGGGAAGATCCAGAACAAGATAATGTGCATTTCTTAAGTTGGGGATACCGTTGGGATGAAAAAAATGAGCCAACAGGTCAGCAGATGATATTGGAAATAGCTAAGGCTGATCCTCGCCTTTTTGTATTTCTAGGAGCTGGTTTTGGAGGTATAGATGGTCATTCTATTAGAGGTTTTGGTTATGATGCCAATGGAGATGGGCAGTTTTCAATAAAAAACTCAAAAACAGCTAAAGTCTATACAGCATCCGATTTTAAAGATGGAGTTATTTTTATAGATAACCCCGATACTGGAGATGGATATGCTTCTGTAGATCCAGCCGATTATTGGTTTGGAGGTTGGTATGAAGGTTATTGTTCTTATTATTTGGGAGATGATGGAGAGAGTGTTCCAGAAAAATTCGATTATTCTGGTGTTATGGCAGAGGGTCGATATCTTACACCAAACAGTTGGGATTCATGGTCTTTCTCTTCTATAAATTCAGGAATGGTAAATACATTACCCCTACCTCAATGGATGGTTTCGGCAATTGCAAATTGA
- a CDS encoding RNA polymerase, sigma-24 subunit, ECF subfamily (COGs: COG1595 DNA-directed RNA polymerase specialized sigma subunit sigma24 homolog~InterPro IPR014284:IPR007627:IPR013249~KEGG: bth:BT_2492 RNA polymerase ECF-type sigma factor~PFAM: RNA polymerase sigma-70 region 2; RNA polymerase sigma factor 70, region 4 type 2~SPTR: RNA polymerase ECF-type sigma factor;~TIGRFAM: RNA polymerase sigma-70~IMG reference gene:2504108018~PFAM: Sigma-70, region 4; Sigma-70 region 2~TIGRFAM: RNA polymerase sigma factor, sigma-70 family): MDNIELEFTKMVREYKQTIYTVCYFFSKNTDEINDLYQEVLINLWRGFEKFRGESSLKTWVWRVSLNSCYNQERKKKRSVQTIPLSVNIDLYKDTDVESKQIQLLYDRISRLDVFDRAIVLLWLENMTYQEIANIVGISLSNVTSRLFRIKEQLKSMSNH, encoded by the coding sequence ATGGATAATATTGAATTGGAATTTACCAAAATGGTTAGAGAATATAAGCAGACGATATATACAGTATGCTATTTTTTCTCTAAAAATACGGATGAAATCAATGATCTTTACCAAGAGGTTCTTATAAACTTATGGAGAGGTTTTGAAAAATTCCGTGGCGAAAGTAGTTTGAAAACTTGGGTTTGGCGTGTTAGCTTAAACTCTTGTTACAATCAAGAACGAAAGAAGAAGCGTAGTGTACAGACAATTCCTCTTTCAGTCAATATCGATTTATACAAAGATACTGATGTTGAAAGTAAACAGATTCAATTACTTTATGATAGGATTAGCCGCTTAGATGTCTTTGATAGAGCAATAGTTCTTCTTTGGCTGGAGAATATGACTTATCAAGAGATCGCGAATATTGTCGGTATATCTCTTTCCAATGTTACCTCCCGTTTGTTTCGAATAAAAGAGCAATTAAAATCTATGTCCAACCATTAA
- a CDS encoding hypothetical protein (COGs: COG3610 conserved hypothetical protein~KEGG: asu:Asuc_0715 hypothetical protein~SPTR: Putative uncharacterized protein;~IMG reference gene:2504108013) — protein sequence MELTILDILRDFGIAFTVGFCWAILFGTSRKVLYVAGLLGGMGHALRFILIQLQFGLISSTLAASVLIGFIGIFAARCVDHPPVVFTMPACITMIPGMYAYRTMIAGIKSTDYNYLLNDSTILPEMVHNFMLTVSLLFTLAIGISISVLLFRKESSRDVFRNIISNKKK from the coding sequence ATGGAACTCACTATTCTTGATATATTACGTGATTTTGGAATTGCCTTTACAGTAGGTTTTTGTTGGGCTATTCTATTTGGAACGTCTCGAAAAGTACTTTATGTGGCAGGGCTACTAGGCGGAATGGGGCATGCATTACGTTTTATTCTAATACAACTTCAGTTTGGGTTAATCTCATCTACCCTAGCAGCCTCGGTACTTATTGGCTTTATAGGTATATTTGCAGCACGTTGTGTTGATCATCCTCCTGTCGTATTTACGATGCCAGCATGTATCACTATGATTCCTGGAATGTACGCTTATCGCACTATGATTGCTGGCATTAAGAGTACTGATTATAATTATCTTCTCAACGATTCGACTATTCTCCCCGAGATGGTTCACAATTTTATGCTTACTGTTTCTCTGCTTTTTACTCTTGCTATAGGCATAAGTATTAGTGTTTTATTATTCAGAAAAGAGAGTTCTAGAGATGTATTTAGAAATATTATAAGCAATAAAAAGAAGTAA
- a CDS encoding tRNA modification GTPase mnmE (COGs: COG0486 GTPase~HAMAP: tRNA modification GTPase TrmE~InterPro IPR004520:IPR005225:IPR018948:IPR002917~KEGG: bth:BT_4551 tRNA modification GTPase TrmE~PFAM: GTP-binding protein TrmE, N-terminal; GTP-binding protein, HSR1-related~SPTR: tRNA modification GTPase mnmE;~TIGRFAM: tRNA modification GTPase TrmE; Small GTP-binding protein~IMG reference gene:2504108010~PFAM: GTPase of unknown function; GTP-binding protein TrmE N-terminus~TIGRFAM: small GTP-binding protein domain; tRNA modification GTPase TrmE) gives MINQDTICAIATAQGGAIGTIRVSGKDAITITEKIFRPFKKDKILHEQPAYTLTFGKIIDHEEVIDEVLISLFKAPHSFTGENSVEITCHGSTYILQKVMELLIKNGCRTAQPGEYTQRAFLNGKMDLSQAEAVADLIASTSAATHRLAMSQMRGGFSKELAELRNQLLHITSMIELELDFSEEDVEFANRDQLKALADKIEQVISKLTNSFSVGNAIKNGVPVAIIGETNAGKSTLLNALLNEDKAIVSNIHGTTRDVIEDTMNIGGITFRFIDTAGIRETHDTIESLGIERTFQKLDQAEIVLWVIDAPTATEQIQQLAEKIVPRAQSKQLILVFNKSELINESERKGLEALAQTHYPSLTSIFISAKEKEGVEQLEKLLTNSANLPTVTQNDVIVTNMRHYEALTKALEAIHRVQDGLEMQISGDFLSQDIRECIFHLNDIAGEVTNDMVLQNIFKNFCIGK, from the coding sequence ATGATAAATCAAGATACAATATGCGCAATAGCGACAGCACAAGGTGGAGCCATAGGTACCATCCGAGTGTCTGGAAAGGATGCTATTACAATTACAGAAAAAATATTTCGTCCATTTAAAAAGGATAAAATATTGCATGAGCAACCTGCATATACTCTAACTTTCGGAAAAATAATAGACCATGAAGAAGTTATAGATGAAGTACTCATCAGCCTTTTTAAAGCTCCTCATTCTTTTACAGGAGAAAACTCTGTTGAGATAACATGTCATGGATCAACCTATATTTTACAAAAGGTAATGGAGTTACTTATTAAAAATGGTTGTCGAACAGCCCAACCTGGAGAGTACACGCAAAGAGCCTTCCTTAATGGAAAGATGGACTTAAGCCAAGCTGAAGCTGTAGCAGACCTTATAGCTTCTACTTCGGCTGCAACCCACCGACTAGCGATGAGCCAAATGCGTGGGGGTTTTAGTAAGGAACTAGCAGAGCTTCGCAACCAATTGCTTCATATCACTTCAATGATTGAATTAGAACTAGACTTTAGTGAAGAGGATGTAGAGTTTGCGAATAGAGATCAACTAAAAGCTTTGGCAGATAAAATAGAACAAGTAATCTCTAAATTAACCAACTCCTTTAGTGTAGGTAATGCCATAAAGAATGGTGTTCCTGTAGCTATTATTGGGGAAACCAATGCTGGGAAATCTACACTTCTGAATGCTCTACTCAATGAAGATAAAGCTATTGTTAGTAATATCCACGGCACAACCAGAGATGTCATAGAAGATACTATGAATATTGGAGGAATAACATTCCGCTTCATTGATACAGCAGGTATAAGAGAGACTCATGACACTATTGAGAGTCTAGGAATCGAAAGAACTTTCCAAAAACTAGATCAAGCAGAAATTGTATTATGGGTAATTGATGCTCCTACTGCTACAGAACAAATACAACAACTAGCAGAAAAGATAGTTCCTAGAGCACAAAGCAAACAATTAATACTTGTATTCAACAAATCTGAGTTAATCAACGAAAGTGAAAGAAAAGGCTTAGAAGCTCTAGCTCAAACCCACTACCCTAGCCTAACTTCTATATTTATTTCTGCAAAAGAGAAAGAAGGAGTTGAACAATTAGAAAAGTTGCTTACAAATTCAGCTAACTTACCTACTGTAACACAAAATGACGTGATAGTAACTAATATGCGTCACTACGAAGCTCTAACAAAGGCTCTAGAAGCGATACACCGTGTTCAAGACGGCTTAGAGATGCAAATCAGTGGAGACTTCCTTTCACAAGACATTCGTGAATGTATATTCCACCTCAATGACATAGCAGGTGAAGTAACCAACGACATGGTACTTCAAAATATCTTTAAGAATTTTTGCATTGGGAAGTAA
- a CDS encoding hypothetical protein (KEGG: bfs:BF1060 putative dehydrogenase/oxidoreductase~SPTR: Putative uncharacterized protein;~IMG reference gene:2504108011), translating into MADNYLEKQYADYEARKAAWERTRKYGKSKPTAKKSKTKNHIDDQKEK; encoded by the coding sequence ATGGCAGATAATTATTTAGAAAAGCAATATGCTGACTATGAAGCTCGAAAAGCAGCTTGGGAAAGAACTCGTAAGTATGGTAAATCAAAACCAACAGCCAAAAAGTCTAAAACAAAGAATCACATTGACGATCAGAAAGAAAAATAA
- a CDS encoding protein of unknown function DUF1212 (COGs: COG2966 conserved hypothetical protein~InterPro IPR010619~KEGG: amu:Amuc_1962 protein of unknown function DUF1212~PFAM: Protein of unknown function DUF1212~SPTR: Putative uncharacterized protein;~IMG reference gene:2504108012~PFAM: Protein of unknown function (DUF1212)), with the protein MAYNSMITIPAQRIANLVLDIATYLIASGAHCGRVNRNINRMANVWNFEVHLHLTFKGVLTTVIDKSNPTNVVTRYRETPTHNIHLDILSKISALSWRVHDEKLDIKKVENLFQDITTLKAYNTFTVAIAIATSCAGLCLFSFGDYLNALVAFGAAFLGYLVRSFMAKKKYNTIIHITAAAFVTTLVTGLAAKFNVGRSPEAAIATAVLYLIPGVPLINSVIDLIEGYISSSINRMLFSGFILLCIAAGMTLCITLIGIQNF; encoded by the coding sequence ATGGCTTATAACAGTATGATTACTATTCCAGCACAGCGCATAGCAAATCTTGTTCTTGATATTGCTACTTATCTTATTGCATCTGGAGCCCACTGCGGACGTGTAAATAGAAATATTAACCGCATGGCGAATGTATGGAACTTTGAAGTGCATCTTCACCTTACTTTTAAAGGTGTACTTACCACTGTAATAGATAAAAGCAACCCTACTAATGTAGTAACAAGATATAGGGAAACGCCAACACATAATATCCACCTAGATATTTTATCTAAAATTTCAGCTTTATCTTGGCGAGTACATGACGAAAAGCTCGACATCAAAAAAGTAGAAAATCTATTTCAAGATATTACTACATTAAAAGCTTATAATACGTTTACGGTTGCCATAGCTATTGCTACTTCTTGTGCTGGCTTATGCCTATTTTCTTTCGGAGATTACCTCAATGCTCTAGTGGCTTTTGGAGCTGCTTTTCTGGGGTATTTAGTTCGATCCTTTATGGCTAAGAAGAAGTACAATACGATTATACATATTACAGCGGCAGCATTTGTAACCACCCTCGTTACAGGTCTTGCGGCAAAGTTTAATGTAGGAAGATCTCCTGAAGCTGCTATAGCGACAGCTGTATTATATTTGATACCTGGTGTACCACTCATCAATTCAGTTATAGACCTTATAGAGGGATACATTTCATCTTCTATAAATAGAATGCTGTTTAGTGGGTTTATACTTCTGTGCATTGCTGCAGGAATGACCCTCTGCATTACTCTTATCGGTATTCAGAACTTCTAA
- a CDS encoding hypothetical protein (KEGG: bth:BT_2491 hypothetical protein~SPTR: Putative uncharacterized protein;~IMG reference gene:2504108017): protein MTHNVESLDLQKLKEQFNLIREKLNKQKIINEKILRESMHEKLSYVEKRYRIQLGITILVVPLLAILFFKLHFHWGFVLLMGIIALVQLGLDTLCYRILDPRNLPNLSMTSAIEKVAKYKKAHTLRTNILIAPAIALIVWTILIASGYSWNIPIILLSSTLMIGAVIRGFLIEKANLRRIDEVLEDIKELKE from the coding sequence ATGACACATAATGTAGAATCACTAGACTTGCAAAAACTGAAAGAACAGTTTAATCTAATAAGAGAAAAACTCAATAAGCAAAAAATTATTAATGAAAAGATTCTCAGAGAGTCTATGCATGAAAAGTTGTCGTATGTTGAAAAGAGATACCGAATACAGCTTGGAATTACCATTCTTGTTGTTCCTCTATTAGCCATTCTATTTTTTAAGCTCCATTTTCATTGGGGGTTTGTTCTTTTGATGGGCATCATAGCTCTTGTACAATTGGGCTTAGATACCCTATGCTATAGAATATTAGATCCACGTAATTTGCCTAACTTGAGTATGACTAGTGCTATTGAAAAGGTAGCGAAGTATAAGAAAGCTCATACATTGAGAACCAATATTTTAATTGCTCCAGCGATAGCGTTAATTGTGTGGACTATTTTAATAGCAAGTGGCTATAGTTGGAATATTCCTATTATACTTCTTTCTTCTACTCTTATGATCGGAGCCGTTATCCGAGGTTTTTTAATAGAAAAAGCAAACTTGAGGCGAATTGATGAAGTACTGGAAGACATAAAAGAGTTAAAAGAGTGA
- a CDS encoding hypothetical protein (KEGG: mfa:Mfla_0012 hypothetical protein~SPTR: Putative uncharacterized protein;~IMG reference gene:2504108014): MRSNSKNKQLDLFQDSEFISSEEKHPEALITQYNHAALFNKLAKSTFRSKFHLTAKDKIYIHDKGLVTIQKHASDFIAKRLAPAIIPNDGKQTPMHGHPVFMAQHATGCCCRGCLYKWHQIPSGRILSAQEQEYIVSVIITWIKRNS; this comes from the coding sequence ATGAGATCCAATTCTAAGAATAAACAACTCGACTTGTTTCAAGATTCGGAATTCATTTCATCCGAAGAAAAACATCCTGAAGCATTAATTACCCAATATAATCACGCTGCTTTATTTAATAAGTTAGCTAAGTCCACTTTTAGAAGTAAATTTCACCTCACTGCAAAGGATAAAATTTATATTCACGATAAAGGTTTAGTGACCATACAGAAACATGCAAGCGACTTTATTGCAAAAAGACTAGCTCCAGCTATAATACCTAATGATGGAAAACAAACCCCCATGCATGGACACCCCGTTTTTATGGCACAGCATGCCACTGGATGCTGCTGCCGAGGATGTCTTTATAAATGGCATCAGATTCCATCGGGTAGAATTCTATCTGCTCAAGAGCAAGAATACATCGTAAGTGTTATTATAACTTGGATTAAACGCAATAGCTAA